The following proteins come from a genomic window of Lolium rigidum isolate FL_2022 chromosome 5, APGP_CSIRO_Lrig_0.1, whole genome shotgun sequence:
- the LOC124652847 gene encoding MADS-box transcription factor 20-like, whose protein sequence is MGRGKVQLRRIENNVSRQVTFSKRRSGLLKKAHEIAVLCDADVAVIVFSAKGRLYEYSAHTSMERILERYERFSLSEGNMVEEFTDLEGSMNYDHIKLTSRIEALQKSRRNLMGEQLDSLTAREVQQLEQQIGNALRNIRLKKNHLLTNSIGELQNKERMLMEQNKILEKEKAEVLEASLHKNRPAPFCNNTVASLPNLNI, encoded by the exons ATGGGGAGGGGGAAGGTGCAGCTCCGGCGGATCGAGAACAACGTCAGCCGGCAGGTGACCTTCTCCAAGCGGCGGTCGGGGCTGCTGAAGAAGGCGCACGAGATCGCCGTGCTCTGCGACGCCGACGTCGCCGTCATCGTCTTCTCCGCCAAGGGCAGGCTCTACGAGtactccgcgcacacaag cATGGAAAGAATCCTCGAGCGATATGAGAGATTTTCCTTATCTGAAGGAAACATGGTCGAAGAATTCACCGATCTCGAG GGGAGTATGAACTACGATCATATCAAGTTGACTTCTAGGATTGAAGCTCTACAAAAGAGTCGAAG GAATCTTATGGGAGAGCAACTGGATTCCCTGACAGCGAGGGAAGTCCAGCAGCTTGAGCAGCAGATTGGCAATGCCCTCCGGAACATCAGGCTCAAAAAG AATCATCTCTTGACCAACTCGATCGGGGAGCTCCAAAACAAG GAAAGGATGTTGATGGAGCAAAATAAAATTCTGGAGAAG GAGAAGGCTGAAGTACTGGAGGCATCCCTGCACAAGAACCGCCCTGCTCCCTTCTGCAATAATACAGTTGCCTCCCTGCCCAACCTGAACATCTG A